AGCTTTATGCACTTCACTGCAAATTCACTGCAGAACTCCACAATAACCCACATTGAAGAATGGCTCCAAACACACCCCTGCACGGCCAAATGATGAGTGGGTGAAAAACTACCACTAGGTGGCATGTACTGGGCCTGAGCAGTCTGTAATGAGACTCCTGGGAATTTGTAATGCTGacaattatttatatttcaaacatttatgtcCGGAATATATTCTATTGAAAATGGCATTAGATTTGCTGCTCAACATTCATGATTTGAACAGACAGGCACTGCTTTGCCATCACATTCTGAGTTAGGGTTGTATATTTATACTGCATGTACAATATTGCCATGTTAATTCACTTTAAAGGAACCAGTCGAGTTGCACGCCTGTCTTCTCTGCAGTAGTCAAACAGATCTAGAGAGGCCTTGTCTAGTTAGGCTACCTACCTCAAATGACAATACAAGATGAAAGGAAAGTGCTTCTCTTGCGTAATAGGGGTGTTGACATGAGTGACCATTTTGGGAGGAGTGCAATAAAAGTCAATCCTCCCGCGCAGAGGGTTTTGGTGAAGGGTTCAGATTAACACCCCATTCTCCAGACCCGCCTCAGCCTCCGGGTCGGCAGCCAATCAAAGTAGCTCAATCAAAGGCAGTGGCAGCCCCCATTAGCAAGTGTGAGCTGTCAATCAAAGCGACCCGCCCATGCGCGTCTCGGACTGGAAGCGTGCTATTCACAACTCCAGCAGCTGTGGAGTGGGACCTCCGCGGCGTCACAGCAGTACCGACGAGCGACAGACGGCCAAAATGTAAAGGACAAGCAGCCATACACCTCTTCCTGAAAGCAGGTGTGTAGTCGACAAGCGGGGCAAGTCTGAAAAACGACGCGTAAAGTTGACGTCCAGCAGCAGGGGGGCGCAAAAAATCACTGCGTAAAAGTGAGctcaaaaaaaggaagaaagaagaaagaagcagtCGGTCTCGTTTCACGGATGCCATGGAAGCTTCTTTGAGCCTTTTGGGGACGTTGTGAAAAGCTGATATTGTGAGAAACGCCCGACTTCAGCAGTTGGTGCTTTCCAGGCGCAGGAGTTCAGACAGAGCCAAAGTGGAGCGCGCAGCGGGGCGGCAGATGCCGGACAGTGACTAAGCCTGGCTGGAAAGCTGGTGAATTGAATTTGTCTGGAGTGCAGACTTTATGTAAGAATTAAGCCAAGCTTTTACACACCTATCCGACCAGCTCTTTCCGCCGCGCAGAGATGCCCAGCCGACCGCCGTCCCGGTGTGATGGTAGAGTTTAGCTCCGGCGGCTCAGCTCCACAGAAAATTCGCGGCCGGCTGATGCCACTTCTTTAAACGGGTGGGGGAGGGCGGGCTGCTGGAAAGTTCGTGCTACCTCTGACCGACATGGACGAGAGCGTCCAGTCCGCCGCCTCCGCCGCCGTCACCGGCGGGGAGAGCATCAACCTCAGCGTCCTCAACTGGGAGCAAGTGCAGCGGCTGGACGCCATCCTCACCGGCTCCATCCCCATCCACGGCCGCTGGAGCTTCCCGACTCTGGAGATGAAGCCGCGGGATATCGTCAAGGTGGTCCGGAGCCGCATGGAGGAGAGGCGGATCCACGTCCGGGAGGTGCGTTTGAACGGCTCGGCGGCCAGCTACGTCCTGCATGAGGACAGCGGGCTGGGATGGAAAGATCTGGACCTGATTTTCTGCGCCGAGCTGAAAGGAGAGATGGAGTTTCAGATCGTGAAGGATATAGTTCTGGACTCTCTTCTCGACTTCCTGCCCGAAGGAGTGAATAAGGAAAAGCTCACGCCAGTGACCTTAAAGGTATTGTATGAAGTTCTAATTCATATTCAGACTATTGAGGCCACGCATTTCAAAGCAGAATGGACATTGTCATCTTTAAACTTTTCAGACTGAAAAGGTTGCGCATGCTGATCGACCTTCTTTCCCTTCCTAATTTCATTTCCACTCCTCCAAATTACAAggtttttgtgtctgcagatgCTTTTAAACTAAATTGTTTTAGTCTAACAAAACCAAGGTTGAGATTTGGCTTGAATACATTCAACCAGCACAAAGATATAAGCCTTCAAATGGTAAAAAGGTTAGTTTCCAGTTCAAAGAGGATTCTGTCTAATCCAATTGGAGTCAGATCCATATTAATCAGTCAGACCTCAGTTACCTGGATACCAAGGACTACCCGGGTTACTAATGGCCTACCAACAGATGTGATCAGCAAAACATCATAACAGACCAAATCCAGATTTTTATCTGATGCAAATAACATTAATGTCCAGTCTTTACAGTCATCTTCAACCAAGAAAGAAGCACAGTGCAATCTCTCATTAATCTGATAATGAACCCAAAATTCTGTGTGGTCGTTTATTATCATTTCCAGAGAAGCAAGACATAAAATGTCATTGCTGAAATGACACAGCATTATATGtgtgaaaataagaaaagaccAAGAGGAGGAAATGGTTTATCGATGCAGAGAAAGCAGTGGGGCTCAGCGTGGGTTTCTTCTTTTGAAAAATATCATTTCGTGAGGAAAAGTAACACTGATCCAGTTTAGCCTATTATTTGATCTTATTCTGCTGCTGAAGCTTTTTGATTCTTCTGCAATTGATGGATGGAGTTCAGAAAACACATGGTTAGAACTagatgtattttatgtatttatgatgGATAACATGATTTaaactttgtctttttattctatttaagCTCTGCAAATAGCTGCAATGATGTCAGCGATGAAAGCTAATTcttcacttttgtgtttttaaggaaGCCTATGTGCAAAAAATGGTGAAGGTGTGCAATGACTCTGACCGCTGGAGCCTCATCTCCCTCTCCAACAATCACGGCAAAAACGTGGAGCTTAAGTTTGTGGACTCTCTTCGACGGCAGTTTGAGTTCAGTGTGGACTCCTTCCAGATCCGGCTGGACTCACTTCTCCTCTTCTATGAGTGCTCAGAGCACCCAATGGCCGCCACTTTCCACCCCACCATCCTTGGGGAGAGCGTCTATGGCGACTTTCCCACTGCGCTTGATCATCTGCGCAAGCGCCTCATCTGCACGCGAAGTCCAGAGGAGATCCGCGGGGGAGGGTTGCTGAAGTACTGTCACCTCCTGGTGCGCGGTTTCCGTGCAGCTTCTGATGTTGAGATGAAATTACTGCAGCGCTACATGTGCTCACGCTTCTTCATAGACTTTCCAGATGTGAGCGAGCAGAGGAGAAAGCTGGAGTCCTACCTGCACAACCACTTTGTAGACCTGGAGGACAGGAAGTACGAGTATCTGGCCACGCTGCACGATGTGGTGCAGGAGAGCACGGTGTGCCTGATGGGCCACGAGAGGCGTCAGACACTCAGCCTCATCTCGTCACTGGCACTGCGGGTCCTGGCTGAGCAGAACGCCATTCCCAACACTGCCAACGTGACCTGCTTCTACCAGCCGGCCCCTTATGTTTCAGATTGCAACTTCAGCAACTATTACATAGCACAGGTTCAACCTGTCTACCCATGTCCTCCCTCGCCTCCTCAGCAATACCTTGCACATCCACAGCACCCAATGTATGCCACCTGGTTGCCCTGTAACTAAACCTTGTGCACGTTCATGCACTTTTGTGTAACTGGCGTAACAAATGCCCACTTACAAGGGATGGATGACGGCCTTCGTGTCTCTTCAATCACATGTGAAATTTAGGGACATGAGGAAATACGGGAGACAAAACCAGACAAGAAGCATGGATAAaagaagagaatgagagaagGGAAATTATGAGAAAGAACCAAGATCAAGGCAaggggccaaaaaaaaaaaaaaaaacttttccccAGTGTAGGGAACCACAACATGGAGGCGcagagcagacacagagagatcTCAATGAAAGAGGCTGACCCATCAGTTTTCTGGTTCTCTTTGCAGGGCTAAGATCAGTTTGGTAGACCAAACCACAAGCTGAGCTCAGTCGCAGAATCATCAGCAGATAATAACGTGATGATTTTTTCCTCCTATTTTGTGAATTACAGCTCACAGGACCTCAAATATCAAAACGCTGAATGTGTATATTATCCACATCCGCTGCACATCAAAACAGACATTCAAAAGCAGCACAGCCATGGAGATGTACAGGAGGACACGTGATGAAATGAAGATATGGATTCATGTATGTATGTCACTCACATTGCAAAAAAGAGGAACTGGATACTGTTTACAAATCCACAGATATACTTTGGTAAT
This genomic interval from Echeneis naucrates chromosome 24, fEcheNa1.1, whole genome shotgun sequence contains the following:
- the LOC115038268 gene encoding terminal nucleotidyltransferase 5A-like, producing the protein MDESVQSAASAAVTGGESINLSVLNWEQVQRLDAILTGSIPIHGRWSFPTLEMKPRDIVKVVRSRMEERRIHVREVRLNGSAASYVLHEDSGLGWKDLDLIFCAELKGEMEFQIVKDIVLDSLLDFLPEGVNKEKLTPVTLKEAYVQKMVKVCNDSDRWSLISLSNNHGKNVELKFVDSLRRQFEFSVDSFQIRLDSLLLFYECSEHPMAATFHPTILGESVYGDFPTALDHLRKRLICTRSPEEIRGGGLLKYCHLLVRGFRAASDVEMKLLQRYMCSRFFIDFPDVSEQRRKLESYLHNHFVDLEDRKYEYLATLHDVVQESTVCLMGHERRQTLSLISSLALRVLAEQNAIPNTANVTCFYQPAPYVSDCNFSNYYIAQVQPVYPCPPSPPQQYLAHPQHPMYATWLPCN